In Ilumatobacter fluminis, the following proteins share a genomic window:
- a CDS encoding VWA domain-containing protein encodes MAGDDVFEAISPDVGEIDEAALSEQMEANPDATLATLARMTGATDVALRAQAKRLAASLFLDLARTTRADSRGIGRIGSVPYRPDGDVDLDASAEELVEARAVRRAVSPDAIRVHAWTAPTTAWCLLVDRSGSMHGEPMATAAMSAAVVAARAERDYAVLSFGRDVIACTAMWEHHDTDDVIDRVLALRGHGTTDVAGALVAARQQLAASSAQRRVAILLSDCRATEPGDVTGAARSLDELVIVAPEGDSAEAATLADSVGARWTTASGPTSVVTALSRVLDRAP; translated from the coding sequence ATGGCCGGCGACGACGTGTTCGAGGCGATCAGCCCCGACGTCGGCGAGATCGACGAGGCGGCCCTGTCCGAGCAGATGGAGGCGAACCCCGACGCGACCTTGGCGACCTTGGCGCGGATGACGGGCGCCACCGACGTCGCGCTCCGGGCCCAGGCGAAGCGCCTCGCCGCGAGCCTGTTCCTCGACCTGGCACGCACGACGCGTGCCGACAGTCGCGGCATCGGTCGGATCGGCAGCGTGCCGTACCGTCCCGACGGCGACGTCGATCTCGACGCCAGTGCCGAGGAACTGGTCGAGGCGCGCGCCGTTCGTCGCGCCGTCTCGCCCGACGCGATCCGGGTTCATGCCTGGACCGCCCCGACGACGGCGTGGTGCCTCCTCGTCGACCGCAGCGGTTCGATGCACGGCGAGCCGATGGCCACCGCTGCGATGTCTGCTGCGGTCGTGGCGGCGCGTGCGGAGCGCGACTACGCCGTGTTGTCGTTCGGCCGTGACGTCATTGCCTGCACAGCGATGTGGGAGCACCACGACACCGACGACGTCATCGATCGGGTGCTCGCGCTTCGTGGACACGGCACGACCGATGTCGCCGGTGCGCTCGTCGCCGCCCGACAGCAGCTGGCGGCATCGTCGGCGCAGCGACGGGTCGCGATCCTGCTGTCCGACTGTCGGGCGACCGAACCCGGCGATGTCACCGGTGCCGCACGTTCGCTCGACGAGTTGGTCATCGTCGCCCCCGAAGGCGACAGCGCCGAAGCGGCCACGCTCGCCGACTCGGTCGGTGCCCGCTGGACGACCGCGTCCGGACCGACCAGTGTCGTCACCGCCCTGTCGAGGGTCCTCGACCGCGCGCCCTGA
- a CDS encoding AAA family ATPase codes for MTTHDLIEHLGASVVGRRREIELVVAALAADRHILLEGPPGTGKSTLLREVARELGVGFEFVEGNAELTPARLIGHFDPARVLADGYDADVFVDGPLARALRAGSLLYIEELNRVPEETLNVLVTVMSERETHVPRLGRVAAADGFRLVAAMNPFDAVGTARISSAIYDRMCRLAVDYQTADEERSITARRSGETPIGDRSVELTRRTRAHPDLRMGSSVRGAIDLVAMAATLADVRSTSIDDPSVTLDAALVALSGRIRVREGSSRSAEDIVTELWRDVFLPKPEPATGDDDAGKAHAPTGAPT; via the coding sequence GTGACGACCCACGACCTGATCGAGCACCTGGGTGCGTCGGTCGTCGGTCGGCGCCGCGAGATCGAACTCGTGGTCGCCGCACTGGCCGCCGACCGGCACATCCTGCTCGAGGGTCCACCCGGCACCGGCAAGTCGACGCTCCTGCGCGAGGTCGCCCGTGAACTCGGTGTCGGCTTCGAGTTCGTCGAGGGCAACGCCGAACTCACACCGGCACGCCTGATCGGTCACTTCGACCCGGCCCGGGTGCTCGCCGACGGGTACGACGCCGACGTGTTCGTCGACGGCCCGCTCGCCCGGGCGTTGCGGGCCGGATCGCTCCTGTACATCGAGGAACTCAACCGGGTCCCCGAGGAGACGCTCAACGTGCTCGTCACCGTGATGAGCGAACGAGAGACCCATGTCCCGCGGCTCGGCCGGGTCGCCGCCGCCGACGGTTTCCGTCTGGTCGCGGCGATGAATCCGTTCGATGCCGTCGGCACCGCTCGCATCTCGTCGGCGATCTACGACCGCATGTGTCGGCTCGCCGTCGACTACCAGACGGCCGACGAAGAGCGGTCGATCACCGCTCGTCGCTCCGGCGAGACCCCCATCGGTGACCGATCGGTCGAGCTCACCCGTCGCACGCGTGCCCATCCCGATCTGCGGATGGGATCGTCGGTCCGCGGCGCCATCGACCTCGTGGCGATGGCCGCGACCCTCGCCGACGTTCGTTCGACATCGATCGACGACCCGTCGGTCACGCTCGACGCGGCGCTCGTCGCGCTGTCCGGACGCATCCGGGTTCGTGAGGGCTCATCACGCTCTGCAGAAGACATCGTGACCGAACTCTGGCGCGACGTCTTCCTGCCGAAGCCGGAGCCCGCGACCGGCGACGACGACGCGGGAAAAGCCCACGCCCCGACGGGGGCTCCGACCTAG
- a CDS encoding NDMA-dependent alcohol dehydrogenase, translating to MKTRAAVLREINAPWSVEEIDLDPPKAGEVLVKLVASGMCHSDEHIVTGDLAGAAPSPPMVGGHEGAGIVQEVGPGVDWLEVGDHVVFGFVPACGRCMSCVEGHSNLCDNSAAFPTGMQIGDGTSRHHTADGLDLGLMCLLGTFAEHTVVHESSCVKIEKDWPLDKACLLGCGVVTGWGSAVYAADVQPGDYVAVVGIGGIGANAVQGAKMAGARAVAAIDPVEFKREKALEFGATHTYSSIEEAMGKLDESTWGRGFDKVIMTMGVGDGDALGQAFHLGGKRSKIVVTNIHPTSEQSIAVPGSFLTLFEKQLVGSLFGSGNIRKDIPRLMELYTQGQLNLDDLITRTYTLDQINEGYDAMRNGENIRGVIVFD from the coding sequence ATGAAGACACGTGCTGCCGTCCTGCGTGAGATCAATGCGCCGTGGAGCGTCGAGGAGATCGATCTCGATCCGCCGAAGGCGGGCGAAGTGCTCGTGAAACTGGTCGCGTCCGGCATGTGCCACTCCGACGAGCACATCGTCACCGGCGATCTCGCCGGCGCAGCACCGAGCCCGCCGATGGTGGGCGGCCACGAGGGTGCCGGCATCGTCCAGGAGGTCGGGCCCGGTGTCGACTGGCTCGAGGTCGGCGACCATGTCGTGTTCGGCTTCGTCCCGGCGTGTGGTCGCTGCATGTCGTGCGTCGAAGGCCACTCGAACCTGTGCGACAACTCGGCGGCGTTCCCGACCGGGATGCAGATCGGCGACGGCACCTCTCGGCACCACACCGCCGACGGTCTCGATCTCGGCCTGATGTGCCTGCTCGGCACGTTCGCCGAGCACACGGTCGTCCACGAGTCGAGCTGCGTGAAGATCGAGAAGGACTGGCCGCTCGACAAGGCCTGCCTGCTCGGCTGCGGTGTCGTCACCGGCTGGGGTTCGGCGGTCTATGCGGCCGACGTGCAACCCGGTGACTACGTCGCCGTCGTCGGCATCGGCGGCATCGGTGCCAACGCCGTCCAGGGCGCCAAGATGGCGGGTGCCCGGGCGGTCGCTGCGATCGACCCGGTCGAGTTCAAGCGTGAGAAGGCGCTCGAGTTCGGCGCCACCCACACCTACAGCTCGATCGAAGAAGCCATGGGCAAGCTCGACGAGTCGACGTGGGGCCGCGGCTTCGACAAGGTCATCATGACGATGGGCGTCGGCGACGGCGATGCCCTCGGACAGGCGTTCCACCTCGGCGGCAAGCGCTCGAAGATCGTTGTCACCAACATCCACCCGACCAGCGAGCAGTCGATCGCCGTTCCCGGTTCGTTCCTGACCCTGTTCGAGAAGCAACTCGTCGGCTCGCTGTTCGGTTCGGGCAACATCCGCAAGGACATCCCGCGGTTGATGGAGCTGTACACCCAGGGGCAGCTCAACCTCGACGATCTCATCACCCGCACCTACACCCTCGACCAGATCAACGAGGGTTACGACGCGATGCGGAACGGCGAGAACATCCGCGGCGTGATCGTCTTCGACTGA
- a CDS encoding PhzF family phenazine biosynthesis protein has product MHRRFAQLDVFTDEPLYGNPLAVVVDGDGMTDDEMARFANWTNLSETTFLVPPTDPSADYRVRIFTTSGELPFAGHPTIGSCRAWLDHGGVPATAGSVVQECGVGLVTLRADGGRLAFAAPPLLRSGTVEATAIAEIEAAIGIDVIDAAWADNGPGWIAVEVADADAVRSIEPDFRAVPHLKLGIVGSAHADDGDYDVEVRAFYPDGRVHFEDPVTGSLNAAIAMWLMERDASLQSYVARQGTALGRDGRVHIERGDSGQIWVGGDTVTLITGTVSV; this is encoded by the coding sequence ATGCATCGCCGTTTCGCCCAACTCGACGTCTTCACCGACGAGCCGCTGTACGGGAACCCGCTGGCCGTCGTGGTCGACGGCGACGGCATGACCGACGACGAGATGGCACGGTTCGCGAACTGGACCAATCTGTCCGAGACGACGTTCCTGGTGCCGCCCACCGATCCGTCCGCCGACTATCGGGTCCGGATCTTCACCACCTCCGGCGAGCTGCCGTTCGCGGGCCATCCGACGATCGGTTCGTGCCGAGCCTGGCTCGATCACGGCGGCGTCCCGGCGACGGCCGGCTCGGTAGTGCAGGAGTGTGGCGTCGGGCTCGTCACGCTCCGAGCCGACGGCGGACGACTCGCGTTCGCCGCACCGCCGCTCCTTCGCTCGGGCACCGTGGAAGCGACGGCCATCGCGGAGATCGAGGCGGCGATCGGCATCGACGTGATCGATGCCGCCTGGGCCGACAACGGACCGGGTTGGATCGCCGTCGAGGTCGCCGATGCGGACGCGGTCCGTTCGATCGAACCCGACTTCCGAGCGGTTCCGCATCTGAAGCTCGGCATCGTCGGTTCGGCCCACGCCGACGACGGCGACTACGACGTCGAGGTGCGTGCGTTCTATCCGGATGGCCGCGTCCACTTCGAAGACCCGGTGACGGGCAGCCTGAACGCCGCGATCGCGATGTGGCTGATGGAACGCGACGCCTCGCTGCAGTCGTATGTGGCCCGGCAGGGCACCGCGCTCGGCCGCGACGGCCGGGTCCACATCGAACGCGGCGACAGCGGCCAGATCTGGGTCGGCGGCGACACCGTGACCCTGATCACGGGCACGGTGTCGGTCTGA